DNA from Candidatus Aminicenantes bacterium:
CAGGCTTACCGCACGCGGCCGATTACGCCGCAAGTGATCTTTAATGCCGTGCGCTACGTGTACCGCCGGGTCAAGGGCAGTTATTCGGTGGTGATTCACATCGCCAATCTGGGGATGGTCGCTTTCCGCGACCCGTTCGGCTTGCGCCCCCTGCTTTTCGGTACCCAGGTAGACGGCATGGTTCCGGCGTACGCGTTTGCCTCTGAAAGCGTTTCATTGGCCGCCATGAAATTCTCCCGGATGCGTGACGTGGAACCCGGATCCGCGATCTTTATCGACCGCGACCGCCGGGTCCACGAAAGCCGCATTTCGCGCAAGCCTTTTCGTCCATGCATTTTTGAATACATCTATTTCGCGCGGCCCGATTCCTACCTGAATGGCATCAACGTTTATACCTCGCGGGTGGAACTGGGGCGCAGCCTGGGGAAAAAGATCCGCCGCCTGCAACTGAAAGTGGACGTGGTGGTACCCGTTCCCGACTCGGCGCGCGCCGCCGCGATTGAGATCGCCAACGCACTGAAAGTAAAATACCGCGAAGGACTGGTTAAAAACCGCTATATCGGGCGCACATTCATCATGCCCGGAGATCCCGTTCGTCAGCTTTCCATTCGACATAAACTCAACCCCATCGCCGAGGTGTTCCGTGACAAAGACGTTCTTTTGGTGGACGATTCCATTGTGCGCGGCAATACTTCCCGTTCCATTATCCAGATGGTGCGCAATTCCGGGGCACGTTCGGTCCACTTCACCTCCTATTCAGCCCCGCTGACCCATCCTTGCGTTTACGGCATCGACATGCAAACCCGTAATGAGTTCGTGGCCGGGAATTCCACTCCCGAACAGATCGCCGCCAAGATCAACGCGGATTCCGTGATCTATCAGGATCTGGACACCATGGAGCGGGCGGTGCGCAAGCAGAATCCCAAGATCCGCCATTTCTGCAAGGCATGTTTCACAGGACATTATCCCACCGGTGATATTTCCCGGCGCATGCTCGACACGATCGAGGCGGAACGGGACGCCCAGCATGCCCTGGTCCGGGAAGGGTAACTGCGGCGAATGGCTGAATTCTCACCACTTTACGGCCGGCTGGACGAAGTCAGCCTGCCACGGGTTTTGCACCACATGTCGCGTGAGTCAATTGACGGTGCGTTGCGCGTGGATGCGGACGACGGCGGCGTGACCATCCATATTCTGAATGGACGCATCCGCTGTGTATTTGCGCACCCGGATGTCGCTTCCATTGATGAGTGGCTGTTGGAAAAGGGCGTGCTCAGTCAAGGAAGAAATCTGGAACGGGCCCGTGAACTCATGTCCCTCGAATCCATCCCCTTCGGCCGCGCCATGATGAACCTGGATTTCTGGGATCCCGAAGTGTTCTGGGAATGGGAAACCAATTATCAGTTGTTTCACCTCTATCGCTGCTTTGATAGCGAGAAAGGAACCTACAGCGTGACCACGGGAACGGACACCGCGCCGGCATGGGTTTCACTCGATCTCTCTCTGCACGCCGCCATTGCAGAGGGAATCCGTCGCATGCGCAATGCGGCTGTCATCCAGCGTGAATTGGCCGGGGTGCGTGCCCTCTTTATATACAAAAAAACCCCGCAAACAGACCTTGTGCTGAACCCCTACGAGCGGCATATACTGGATTTGTTGATTCGCGAAAGCGACCTGGAGAAAGTGGTAAAGAACAGTTTTTTCCCGGCTCCCCATACCCGGCGTATTTTGTTCATGCTGCTGGCCGCGGAGTGGGTATCCACTCGTCCCCCGGACGAAAAAATTTCGCATCAGCGTTCAAAAATTTCCGCAAAGCAGACTTCCTTTAACTCTTTTGAAGATGCGTTGAATTACTACAACCAGAAGTATGAAATGGTGTTCCGCGTGCTTTCCAAAGAGATCGGACCGATTGCGCTGTCGATCCTGCAGAAAGCCATAACCGGGATCAGCGACAACCTGCCGGCCAGTCTGCGACGGGCGCAGTTGGGTGCCGGCGGCGGCCTGGAAGAAGAACCGGTATTGAAATCGCTATGGTACCAGGATTTTGAGCGCGCCATCGGGGAGTTTCTGCGTGGCCTGGAAGAGATTCTGTACGCGCAGATTTACGCGGTGAAACGCCACCTGGGAGTCGAAGTTGAACAACAGATTCTGAAATGGCTGAATCGCAACGGGAAATAGCCCGGCGGCGCCAGGTCATGATCGTGGCTTTCATTCTGTTGGTTATCCTGGTGGCTGCCTGGTTGGCATGACTCAACGCCTTTCTGAATTCCCAGCCGTCCTGGTCCAGGTCCTCGGCCCCACCGGGGTGGGAAAAAGCCGGCTGGCGCTCCTTCTGGCGCAAAAGTTCAACGCCGAAGTGATTTCGGCGGATTCCATGCAGGTTTACCGGGATTTCGATATCGGCACGGACAAGCTGCCGCTGTCCGGCCGTAAGGGAATACCCCACCACCTGATTGACGTGGTGGGGGATTGCTCTCAGTTTAACGCCGCCCGCTTCCTGGAAACCGCTTTCGCCGCCGCGGAAGCGATCCGGAAGCGAGGCAAACTGCCCCTGGTATGTGGCGGCACCGCCCTCTATCTGCGCACCATGATCCGTGGCCTGTTCCCCCAAAGCCCGTCTCGCGTGGTAAACCGCCGGCAATTGCAAAAACTGGCGGCGCAACAGGGCCTGGATTTGCTTTGGCGGCGCCTGCAAGCGGTGGATCCGGAATACGGCGCCGGCGTAAACCCGCGTGATGGTGTGCGCATCATGCGCGCCCTGGAGATCTACTACAACCATGGAGCCCCCCCCAGTCAGGTATTCAAACAGAGCCGCACGCCTTTTCAGTCGTACCGCTTTCTCCGCATCGGTTTGACCATGGAGCGTTCGCTCCTGTACGCGCGTATCGACGCCCGGGTCGAGCGCATGCTGGAGCGGGGTCTGCTGGATGAGGTTTGCCGGTTGCGGCGGCGTTATCCCCCGGAATGTCCGCCTTTTCAAGCGCTCGGTTATCGCGAGATCGCATCGTACCTGGACGGAGAATGCGATTGGGAAGAGACCGTTGAACGCATCAAGCGCCATTCGCGGCAACTCGCCAAGCGCCAGTTGACCTGGTTCCGCCGCGAAAAGGATATCCACTGGTTTTCACTGGACCAGGAGGAACAGGTTTTTGATTTGCTTTGGACTCGGTTAGAGGAGTTGACCCATGGCTGAGCGCGTTCTGGTAGCCGGGATGTTCGCCGCCCAGCGTCCCCTGCTGGAGATCCGCTCCATTCTGGAAGAGATGGCGCAGTTGACCCAAAGTGCCGGCGGGGAAGTGGCGGGTAGCCTGTTTCAGCGACGCCGCTCCCCGGATTCCCGCACCTTGATGGGACGGGGAAAAGTGCGTGAAATCGCCGCACGCGTTCAAGAAGAAAGCCTGGACCTGGTGGTTTTTTTTAATTCATTGTCCCGCATCCAGCAACGCAACCTGGAGTCGGAACTCGGGTGTCGCGTGATTGACCGCACCAGGTTGATCCTCGACGTATTCGCCATGCGTGCCCGTTCGTTGGAAGGAAAGCTTCAGGTGGAATTGGCGCAGTTGACTTATATGTTGCCCAGGCTGACCGGCCGTGGTGTGGAACTCTCCCGCCTGGGAGGAGGAATCGGCACCAGGGGTCCGGGTGAAACCAAACTGGAATCCGATCGCCGCCGCATCCGTGATCGCATCGGCGTGGTGCGCCGGCGGCTGGATAAAGTGATCCGTGATCGCGACGTTCAACGCCGGGCCCGCGCCCAGCGCCCGGTTCCCCTGGTTTCCCTGGTGGGATACACTTCCGCCGGCAAATCCACCCTTTTCCGCAGGTTGACGGGAGAGCAAGTGATCGTGTCTCAACGCTTGTTTTCAACCCTGGATCCGTTGCTGAGACGGGTGGACCTGCCTGATATCCAGCCCGGTTGCTTTTTCCTCTTGTCGGATACGGTGGGTTTTATTCGCGACATGCCGGCGGAACTCTTTCGTTCGTTCCGCGCCACCCTGGAAGAAGTGGTGCACGCGGACATCCTGCTCAACATCATGAACGGCGCCGCGCATGATTCCGATTTTCAGGAACACGAAGTGTTGCGGGTGCTCGATGAGATCGGCGTGTCCCGCGACCGGGTAATCAACGTGGTCAACAAAATCGATTTGCTGGCCGGGTCCGCGTGTGAATCCCAACGCAAAGATGGGTTGCGCGTATCGGCCCGAACCGGGGCAGGCGTTGACCAGTTGCGCCGGGAAATTTTCGACCGTTGGTTTGCCGACATGGAGCGCTATACCCTGAGCATCCCGCGTGTGGATTTCAACATGACCGCGCTTGAGAAATGGGCGTTGGTGCTGGAGCGCAGGGATCTGGGAACAAGCGTGGAAGTGACGCTTTTATGCCGGCCGGAAAAAATGCTACAATACAAAGACAGTCTGGAAGGAGGCCAACCATGAGATTCTGGGTCCTGATCGTCGCGTTTGCCCTGCTGGCCGGTTGCGTCGGTGCGCCTCGCGTTCGAACTGAAGTCAGCATCCCCAGCCTGGAAACCGCGGCAGTAGGCGTGGATGAAGCCTACACCGCTGGTTGGCAACGGCTGCGATCCGGAGATACCCGCAAGGCAATGGATATGTTCCGCCGCAGTCGCGCCGACGAGGATCGCCTGTACGTGGCCTTCGGTTTCGTTTACCTGGTTCGCGGTAACCTGGACCTGGCCCGAAAAAATTTCCGGGATGCTTTGACCCTGAACAGCGACAGCGCCTCGGCCCGCCTGGGAATGGCCGAATACCACCGCAACCAGGGCGACATGCGCGAAGCGTTCCAAATCTACTCGCGTCTGCGCAGCGAATTTCCCGATAATCCATGGGTTCACTTGCGGCATGAACAGATCCGTTCCCGCCAGACCGAAAAGTGGTTAAGTATCGCGGACCGGCTGGAACAGAGCGACAACCTGGGACCGGATTACCGCGTCGCTCTGGAGAAAGCCCTTTATTACTCTCCGGATATGCCGGCCCTCAAGCAAAGATTGGCGGAGTATCTGGAAAAGAAGGAAGGAGGAGATCAGGTCGTAGAAGTCTATCGCGACATCGTTGAATCCATGCCGGGAAACCTGGAAGCCATGCAAAAACTGGGTCAACTGTATGAGGAGAAGGATCAGTATGATCAGGCCCTGTTGGTCTATCGGCGTCTCCAGGAAAAGGATCCCGGCAACCTGGACGTCCTCAACCGCATCAATGCTCTGAAAATGCGCTTTAATGAAACCGATATGCCTGTGCGCCTTAAAAACATCTATTTCAAAACGGATTTAACCCGCGAAGAGTTGGCCGCCCTGCTCGGGCATTACTTTTCAGACGAGCTGGTGATGAATGCCGCGCCAAAGATCATTACCGACATCCAGCATTCATTTGCCCGCGAAGCCATTGTCAAGCTGTGCAGCCTGGGTATCATGGACTTGCGCCCGGATCACACTTTTGGTGTCGGCAATCAGGAGGGTCTGAAAATAACCCGGGCGCGTTTTGCAGTGGTAATGCGCAACCTGATCATGCACCTGGAAAACCAGGGGATCAGGCTGGATCTTTCCTCCGGCAGAGATCTTCAGCAAGCATCCGATGTGTTGCCCGTACACAACCAGCATGACGTGATCCATTTCATGATCAACTCCAGCCTGATGGAACTGGATGGGGAGGGGCGTTTCCGTCCTGCCCAAGACATTACGCCCATCGCCGCTCTGAATTCCATCCTGAAGATCCGCCGCAGACTGGGGACGGTGCTTGTAAATATGTAAATACGGATTTTTGGATAATCAGAGGTGAGTTGGAGAGTTGAAAAGGAACGAAGTTGAAAAGGGAAAGCAGGGGGCAGCTTTTCCTCTCCAACTTTCCAACTCTCCAACTCTCTCCCTAAAAAAAAGGGCAAACCCCGAAGGATCTGCCCTTGTCCATTTCTGGGTAAAACGGGTTATCCCTGCTGCTGCAGGTCACCCATCGT
Protein-coding regions in this window:
- a CDS encoding amidophosphoribosyltransferase, with the translated sequence MCGVIGVYDNEEVVGKLYNAMLTIQHRGQDSAGMLTYDGRYHIKKGNGLIRDIFDERNIMRLRGHIGLGHTRYPTVGEGSVEDAQPFWINYPFGMAAAHNGNVTNFSELKRELFEKNHILTNSNCDVEAILNIFATYLQAYRTRPITPQVIFNAVRYVYRRVKGSYSVVIHIANLGMVAFRDPFGLRPLLFGTQVDGMVPAYAFASESVSLAAMKFSRMRDVEPGSAIFIDRDRRVHESRISRKPFRPCIFEYIYFARPDSYLNGINVYTSRVELGRSLGKKIRRLQLKVDVVVPVPDSARAAAIEIANALKVKYREGLVKNRYIGRTFIMPGDPVRQLSIRHKLNPIAEVFRDKDVLLVDDSIVRGNTSRSIIQMVRNSGARSVHFTSYSAPLTHPCVYGIDMQTRNEFVAGNSTPEQIAAKINADSVIYQDLDTMERAVRKQNPKIRHFCKACFTGHYPTGDISRRMLDTIEAERDAQHALVREG
- a CDS encoding tetratricopeptide repeat protein, with the translated sequence MGVGAGAQGSGNKRGSDAFMPAGKNATIQRQSGRRPTMRFWVLIVAFALLAGCVGAPRVRTEVSIPSLETAAVGVDEAYTAGWQRLRSGDTRKAMDMFRRSRADEDRLYVAFGFVYLVRGNLDLARKNFRDALTLNSDSASARLGMAEYHRNQGDMREAFQIYSRLRSEFPDNPWVHLRHEQIRSRQTEKWLSIADRLEQSDNLGPDYRVALEKALYYSPDMPALKQRLAEYLEKKEGGDQVVEVYRDIVESMPGNLEAMQKLGQLYEEKDQYDQALLVYRRLQEKDPGNLDVLNRINALKMRFNETDMPVRLKNIYFKTDLTREELAALLGHYFSDELVMNAAPKIITDIQHSFAREAIVKLCSLGIMDLRPDHTFGVGNQEGLKITRARFAVVMRNLIMHLENQGIRLDLSSGRDLQQASDVLPVHNQHDVIHFMINSSLMELDGEGRFRPAQDITPIAALNSILKIRRRLGTVLVNM
- the miaA gene encoding tRNA (adenosine(37)-N6)-dimethylallyltransferase MiaA, whose translation is MTQRLSEFPAVLVQVLGPTGVGKSRLALLLAQKFNAEVISADSMQVYRDFDIGTDKLPLSGRKGIPHHLIDVVGDCSQFNAARFLETAFAAAEAIRKRGKLPLVCGGTALYLRTMIRGLFPQSPSRVVNRRQLQKLAAQQGLDLLWRRLQAVDPEYGAGVNPRDGVRIMRALEIYYNHGAPPSQVFKQSRTPFQSYRFLRIGLTMERSLLYARIDARVERMLERGLLDEVCRLRRRYPPECPPFQALGYREIASYLDGECDWEETVERIKRHSRQLAKRQLTWFRREKDIHWFSLDQEEQVFDLLWTRLEELTHG
- the hflX gene encoding GTPase HflX, yielding MAERVLVAGMFAAQRPLLEIRSILEEMAQLTQSAGGEVAGSLFQRRRSPDSRTLMGRGKVREIAARVQEESLDLVVFFNSLSRIQQRNLESELGCRVIDRTRLILDVFAMRARSLEGKLQVELAQLTYMLPRLTGRGVELSRLGGGIGTRGPGETKLESDRRRIRDRIGVVRRRLDKVIRDRDVQRRARAQRPVPLVSLVGYTSAGKSTLFRRLTGEQVIVSQRLFSTLDPLLRRVDLPDIQPGCFFLLSDTVGFIRDMPAELFRSFRATLEEVVHADILLNIMNGAAHDSDFQEHEVLRVLDEIGVSRDRVINVVNKIDLLAGSACESQRKDGLRVSARTGAGVDQLRREIFDRWFADMERYTLSIPRVDFNMTALEKWALVLERRDLGTSVEVTLLCRPEKMLQYKDSLEGGQP
- a CDS encoding DUF4388 domain-containing protein, giving the protein MAEFSPLYGRLDEVSLPRVLHHMSRESIDGALRVDADDGGVTIHILNGRIRCVFAHPDVASIDEWLLEKGVLSQGRNLERARELMSLESIPFGRAMMNLDFWDPEVFWEWETNYQLFHLYRCFDSEKGTYSVTTGTDTAPAWVSLDLSLHAAIAEGIRRMRNAAVIQRELAGVRALFIYKKTPQTDLVLNPYERHILDLLIRESDLEKVVKNSFFPAPHTRRILFMLLAAEWVSTRPPDEKISHQRSKISAKQTSFNSFEDALNYYNQKYEMVFRVLSKEIGPIALSILQKAITGISDNLPASLRRAQLGAGGGLEEEPVLKSLWYQDFERAIGEFLRGLEEILYAQIYAVKRHLGVEVEQQILKWLNRNGK